The Bombus fervidus isolate BK054 chromosome 3, iyBomFerv1, whole genome shotgun sequence genome includes a window with the following:
- the LOC139998461 gene encoding uncharacterized protein isoform X5 encodes MVSSNQPRKTKIFVGRLPENCRNDELRQLFLRFGEVTECDVMNRYGFVHMAREEDAAAAIKALHNSNFKGATINVEQSTGKSRGGGGGRRDGDRRGGPVRGGRGGRDGGRDARPGPYNDRRVLPIQLVGYDGSAAGGVATGYTDYNRGAGDFSGRGADFGTGYTDRGAYGQNVGSAAMGYTSTAPGMGGGYGPATGAVGGYGPTGTADYGRTDYSRAADFGARTDYVVGGGMTGDFNRGAPGPMDYGRTDNFGANRTVDYTARNDYDRAATGPMRNGGGAVATTGYGTGYTDVGYDESHWPMSTGPSYSTGAPSYSTGPGPQADMFSRRPGSAVPSGGYPPVGGGYTEGYDRPDAYGPPRGGGRFPGPADAMPPRY; translated from the exons atgGTTTCATCTAATCAACCG agaaagacaaaaatatttgtggGTCGGTTACCAGAAAATTGTCGCAACGATGAGTTGCgacaattatttttacgttttgGTGAGGTAACGGAATGCGATGTCATGAATCGATATGGGTTTGTCCACATGGCACGTGAGGAAGATGCAGCTGCCGCAATCAAAGCTCTTCACAATTCAAACTTCAAAGGGGCAACAATCAATGTGGAACAGTCTACAGGCAAATCACGTGGCGGAGGAGGAGGACGCAGGGATGGAGACAGAAGAGGTGGACCAGTGAGAGGTGGTAGGGGGGGACGAGACGGTGGTAGAGACGCTCGTCCTGGACCATACAATGATAGAAGAG TTCTTCCGATCCAACTCGTTGGTTACGATGGATCTGCTGCAGGTGGCGTCGCAACGGGGTACACCGATTACAATCGTGGCGCTGGAGACTTTAGTGGACGTGGAGCCGATTTTGGGACTGGATACACTGATCGTGGAGCATATGGTCAAAATGTGGGGAGCGCGGCAATGGGTTACACTTCTACGGCACCTGGAATGGGAGGAGGATACGGACCAGCAACTGGAGCTGTTGGAGGATATGGACCAACTGGAACAGCTGATTACGGTCGAACTGACTACAGTCGTGCTGCAGATTTTGGAGCTAGAACAGATTATG TAGTTGGAGGTGGGATGACTGGGGACTTTAATCGTGGTGCCCCAGGTCCAATGGATTATGGACGTACAGATAATTTTGGTGCAAATCGCACTGTTGATTATACAGCTAGAAATGATTATGATCGAGCTGCAACTGGGCCTATGAGAAATGGTGGTGGTGCAGTTGCCACTACCGGGTATGGGACGGGTTACACAGATGTAGGATATGATGAAAGTCACtg GCCAATGAGTACTGGACCCAGCTACAGCACTGGGGCACCTAGTTATAGTACTGGTCCTGGACCACAAGCAGACATGTTTAGTAGAAGACCTGGCAGTGCTGTCCCTAGTGGTGGATATCCACCTGTTGGTGGAGG cTATACCGAAGGGTACGACAGACCAGATGCATATGGTCCTCCGCGTGGTGGCGGACG CTTCCCAGGTCCGGCAGACGCGATGCCACCGAGGTACTAA
- the LOC139998461 gene encoding uncharacterized protein isoform X4, which translates to MVSSNQPRKTKIFVGRLPENCRNDELRQLFLRFGEVTECDVMNRYGFVHMAREEDAAAAIKALHNSNFKGATINVEQSTGKSRGGGGGRRDGDRRGGPVRGGVATGYTDYNRGAGDFSGRGADFGTGYTDRGAYGQNVGSAAMGYTSTAPGMGGGYGPATGAVGGYGPTGTADYGRTDYSRAADFGARTDYVVGGGMTGDFNRGAPGPMDYGRTDNFGANRTVDYTARNDYDRAATGPMRNGGGAVATTGYGTGYTDVGYDESHWGYPGGPGDMMGGPGGVSQGASMAYDRRDGPPVNDIPPFNRPMSTGPSYSTGAPSYSTGPGPQADMFSRRPGSAVPSGGYPPVGGGYTEGYDRPDAYGPPRGGGRFPGPADAMPPRY; encoded by the exons atgGTTTCATCTAATCAACCG agaaagacaaaaatatttgtggGTCGGTTACCAGAAAATTGTCGCAACGATGAGTTGCgacaattatttttacgttttgGTGAGGTAACGGAATGCGATGTCATGAATCGATATGGGTTTGTCCACATGGCACGTGAGGAAGATGCAGCTGCCGCAATCAAAGCTCTTCACAATTCAAACTTCAAAGGGGCAACAATCAATGTGGAACAGTCTACAGGCAAATCACGTGGCGGAGGAGGAGGACGCAGGGATGGAGACAGAAGAGGTGGACCAGTGAGAG GTGGCGTCGCAACGGGGTACACCGATTACAATCGTGGCGCTGGAGACTTTAGTGGACGTGGAGCCGATTTTGGGACTGGATACACTGATCGTGGAGCATATGGTCAAAATGTGGGGAGCGCGGCAATGGGTTACACTTCTACGGCACCTGGAATGGGAGGAGGATACGGACCAGCAACTGGAGCTGTTGGAGGATATGGACCAACTGGAACAGCTGATTACGGTCGAACTGACTACAGTCGTGCTGCAGATTTTGGAGCTAGAACAGATTATG TAGTTGGAGGTGGGATGACTGGGGACTTTAATCGTGGTGCCCCAGGTCCAATGGATTATGGACGTACAGATAATTTTGGTGCAAATCGCACTGTTGATTATACAGCTAGAAATGATTATGATCGAGCTGCAACTGGGCCTATGAGAAATGGTGGTGGTGCAGTTGCCACTACCGGGTATGGGACGGGTTACACAGATGTAGGATATGATGAAAGTCACtg GGGTTATCCGGGCGGGCCTGGGGATATGATGGGTGGGCCCGGGGGGGTAAGTCAGGGAGCTTCGATGGCCTACGACAGGAGGGATGGTCCCCCTGTTAATGATATACCTCCATTTAACAGGCCAATGAGTACTGGACCCAGCTACAGCACTGGGGCACCTAGTTATAGTACTGGTCCTGGACCACAAGCAGACATGTTTAGTAGAAGACCTGGCAGTGCTGTCCCTAGTGGTGGATATCCACCTGTTGGTGGAGG cTATACCGAAGGGTACGACAGACCAGATGCATATGGTCCTCCGCGTGGTGGCGGACG CTTCCCAGGTCCGGCAGACGCGATGCCACCGAGGTACTAA
- the LOC139998461 gene encoding uncharacterized protein isoform X2, which produces MVSSNQPRKTKIFVGRLPENCRNDELRQLFLRFGEVTECDVMNRYGFVHMAREEDAAAAIKALHNSNFKGATINVEQSTGKSRGGGGGRRDGDRRGGPVRGGRGGRDGGRDARPGPYNDRRGGVATGYTDYNRGAGDFSGRGADFGTGYTDRGAYGQNVGSAAMGYTSTAPGMGGGYGPATGAVGGYGPTGTADYGRTDYSRAADFGARTDYVVGGGMTGDFNRGAPGPMDYGRTDNFGANRTVDYTARNDYDRAATGPMRNGGGAVATTGYGTGYTDVGYDESHWGYPGGPGDMMGGPGGVSQGASMAYDRRDGPPVNDIPPFNRPMSTGPSYSTGAPSYSTGPGPQADMFSRRPGSAVPSGGYPPVGGGYTEGYDRPDAYGPPRGGGRFPGPADAMPPRY; this is translated from the exons atgGTTTCATCTAATCAACCG agaaagacaaaaatatttgtggGTCGGTTACCAGAAAATTGTCGCAACGATGAGTTGCgacaattatttttacgttttgGTGAGGTAACGGAATGCGATGTCATGAATCGATATGGGTTTGTCCACATGGCACGTGAGGAAGATGCAGCTGCCGCAATCAAAGCTCTTCACAATTCAAACTTCAAAGGGGCAACAATCAATGTGGAACAGTCTACAGGCAAATCACGTGGCGGAGGAGGAGGACGCAGGGATGGAGACAGAAGAGGTGGACCAGTGAGAGGTGGTAGGGGGGGACGAGACGGTGGTAGAGACGCTCGTCCTGGACCATACAATGATAGAAGAG GTGGCGTCGCAACGGGGTACACCGATTACAATCGTGGCGCTGGAGACTTTAGTGGACGTGGAGCCGATTTTGGGACTGGATACACTGATCGTGGAGCATATGGTCAAAATGTGGGGAGCGCGGCAATGGGTTACACTTCTACGGCACCTGGAATGGGAGGAGGATACGGACCAGCAACTGGAGCTGTTGGAGGATATGGACCAACTGGAACAGCTGATTACGGTCGAACTGACTACAGTCGTGCTGCAGATTTTGGAGCTAGAACAGATTATG TAGTTGGAGGTGGGATGACTGGGGACTTTAATCGTGGTGCCCCAGGTCCAATGGATTATGGACGTACAGATAATTTTGGTGCAAATCGCACTGTTGATTATACAGCTAGAAATGATTATGATCGAGCTGCAACTGGGCCTATGAGAAATGGTGGTGGTGCAGTTGCCACTACCGGGTATGGGACGGGTTACACAGATGTAGGATATGATGAAAGTCACtg GGGTTATCCGGGCGGGCCTGGGGATATGATGGGTGGGCCCGGGGGGGTAAGTCAGGGAGCTTCGATGGCCTACGACAGGAGGGATGGTCCCCCTGTTAATGATATACCTCCATTTAACAGGCCAATGAGTACTGGACCCAGCTACAGCACTGGGGCACCTAGTTATAGTACTGGTCCTGGACCACAAGCAGACATGTTTAGTAGAAGACCTGGCAGTGCTGTCCCTAGTGGTGGATATCCACCTGTTGGTGGAGG cTATACCGAAGGGTACGACAGACCAGATGCATATGGTCCTCCGCGTGGTGGCGGACG CTTCCCAGGTCCGGCAGACGCGATGCCACCGAGGTACTAA
- the LOC139998461 gene encoding uncharacterized protein isoform X1 gives MVSSNQPRKTKIFVGRLPENCRNDELRQLFLRFGEVTECDVMNRYGFVHMAREEDAAAAIKALHNSNFKGATINVEQSTGKSRGGGGGRRDGDRRGGPVRGGRGGRDGGRDARPGPYNDRRVLPIQLVGYDGSAAGGVATGYTDYNRGAGDFSGRGADFGTGYTDRGAYGQNVGSAAMGYTSTAPGMGGGYGPATGAVGGYGPTGTADYGRTDYSRAADFGARTDYVVGGGMTGDFNRGAPGPMDYGRTDNFGANRTVDYTARNDYDRAATGPMRNGGGAVATTGYGTGYTDVGYDESHWGYPGGPGDMMGGPGGVSQGASMAYDRRDGPPVNDIPPFNRPMSTGPSYSTGAPSYSTGPGPQADMFSRRPGSAVPSGGYPPVGGGYTEGYDRPDAYGPPRGGGRFPGPADAMPPRY, from the exons atgGTTTCATCTAATCAACCG agaaagacaaaaatatttgtggGTCGGTTACCAGAAAATTGTCGCAACGATGAGTTGCgacaattatttttacgttttgGTGAGGTAACGGAATGCGATGTCATGAATCGATATGGGTTTGTCCACATGGCACGTGAGGAAGATGCAGCTGCCGCAATCAAAGCTCTTCACAATTCAAACTTCAAAGGGGCAACAATCAATGTGGAACAGTCTACAGGCAAATCACGTGGCGGAGGAGGAGGACGCAGGGATGGAGACAGAAGAGGTGGACCAGTGAGAGGTGGTAGGGGGGGACGAGACGGTGGTAGAGACGCTCGTCCTGGACCATACAATGATAGAAGAG TTCTTCCGATCCAACTCGTTGGTTACGATGGATCTGCTGCAGGTGGCGTCGCAACGGGGTACACCGATTACAATCGTGGCGCTGGAGACTTTAGTGGACGTGGAGCCGATTTTGGGACTGGATACACTGATCGTGGAGCATATGGTCAAAATGTGGGGAGCGCGGCAATGGGTTACACTTCTACGGCACCTGGAATGGGAGGAGGATACGGACCAGCAACTGGAGCTGTTGGAGGATATGGACCAACTGGAACAGCTGATTACGGTCGAACTGACTACAGTCGTGCTGCAGATTTTGGAGCTAGAACAGATTATG TAGTTGGAGGTGGGATGACTGGGGACTTTAATCGTGGTGCCCCAGGTCCAATGGATTATGGACGTACAGATAATTTTGGTGCAAATCGCACTGTTGATTATACAGCTAGAAATGATTATGATCGAGCTGCAACTGGGCCTATGAGAAATGGTGGTGGTGCAGTTGCCACTACCGGGTATGGGACGGGTTACACAGATGTAGGATATGATGAAAGTCACtg GGGTTATCCGGGCGGGCCTGGGGATATGATGGGTGGGCCCGGGGGGGTAAGTCAGGGAGCTTCGATGGCCTACGACAGGAGGGATGGTCCCCCTGTTAATGATATACCTCCATTTAACAGGCCAATGAGTACTGGACCCAGCTACAGCACTGGGGCACCTAGTTATAGTACTGGTCCTGGACCACAAGCAGACATGTTTAGTAGAAGACCTGGCAGTGCTGTCCCTAGTGGTGGATATCCACCTGTTGGTGGAGG cTATACCGAAGGGTACGACAGACCAGATGCATATGGTCCTCCGCGTGGTGGCGGACG CTTCCCAGGTCCGGCAGACGCGATGCCACCGAGGTACTAA
- the LOC139998461 gene encoding uncharacterized protein isoform X6: MVSSNQPRKTKIFVGRLPENCRNDELRQLFLRFGEVTECDVMNRYGFVHMAREEDAAAAIKALHNSNFKGATINVEQSTGKSRGGGGGRRDGDRRGGPVRGGRGGRDGGRDARPGPYNDRRGGVATGYTDYNRGAGDFSGRGADFGTGYTDRGAYGQNVGSAAMGYTSTAPGMGGGYGPATGAVGGYGPTGTADYGRTDYSRAADFGARTDYVVGGGMTGDFNRGAPGPMDYGRTDNFGANRTVDYTARNDYDRAATGPMRNGGGAVATTGYGTGYTDVGYDESHWPMSTGPSYSTGAPSYSTGPGPQADMFSRRPGSAVPSGGYPPVGGGYTEGYDRPDAYGPPRGGGRFPGPADAMPPRY, encoded by the exons atgGTTTCATCTAATCAACCG agaaagacaaaaatatttgtggGTCGGTTACCAGAAAATTGTCGCAACGATGAGTTGCgacaattatttttacgttttgGTGAGGTAACGGAATGCGATGTCATGAATCGATATGGGTTTGTCCACATGGCACGTGAGGAAGATGCAGCTGCCGCAATCAAAGCTCTTCACAATTCAAACTTCAAAGGGGCAACAATCAATGTGGAACAGTCTACAGGCAAATCACGTGGCGGAGGAGGAGGACGCAGGGATGGAGACAGAAGAGGTGGACCAGTGAGAGGTGGTAGGGGGGGACGAGACGGTGGTAGAGACGCTCGTCCTGGACCATACAATGATAGAAGAG GTGGCGTCGCAACGGGGTACACCGATTACAATCGTGGCGCTGGAGACTTTAGTGGACGTGGAGCCGATTTTGGGACTGGATACACTGATCGTGGAGCATATGGTCAAAATGTGGGGAGCGCGGCAATGGGTTACACTTCTACGGCACCTGGAATGGGAGGAGGATACGGACCAGCAACTGGAGCTGTTGGAGGATATGGACCAACTGGAACAGCTGATTACGGTCGAACTGACTACAGTCGTGCTGCAGATTTTGGAGCTAGAACAGATTATG TAGTTGGAGGTGGGATGACTGGGGACTTTAATCGTGGTGCCCCAGGTCCAATGGATTATGGACGTACAGATAATTTTGGTGCAAATCGCACTGTTGATTATACAGCTAGAAATGATTATGATCGAGCTGCAACTGGGCCTATGAGAAATGGTGGTGGTGCAGTTGCCACTACCGGGTATGGGACGGGTTACACAGATGTAGGATATGATGAAAGTCACtg GCCAATGAGTACTGGACCCAGCTACAGCACTGGGGCACCTAGTTATAGTACTGGTCCTGGACCACAAGCAGACATGTTTAGTAGAAGACCTGGCAGTGCTGTCCCTAGTGGTGGATATCCACCTGTTGGTGGAGG cTATACCGAAGGGTACGACAGACCAGATGCATATGGTCCTCCGCGTGGTGGCGGACG CTTCCCAGGTCCGGCAGACGCGATGCCACCGAGGTACTAA
- the LOC139998461 gene encoding uncharacterized protein isoform X3 — MVSSNQPRKTKIFVGRLPENCRNDELRQLFLRFGEVTECDVMNRYGFVHMAREEDAAAAIKALHNSNFKGATINVEQSTGKSRGGGGGRRDGDRRGGPVRGGGVATGYTDYNRGAGDFSGRGADFGTGYTDRGAYGQNVGSAAMGYTSTAPGMGGGYGPATGAVGGYGPTGTADYGRTDYSRAADFGARTDYVVGGGMTGDFNRGAPGPMDYGRTDNFGANRTVDYTARNDYDRAATGPMRNGGGAVATTGYGTGYTDVGYDESHWGYPGGPGDMMGGPGGVSQGASMAYDRRDGPPVNDIPPFNRPMSTGPSYSTGAPSYSTGPGPQADMFSRRPGSAVPSGGYPPVGGGYTEGYDRPDAYGPPRGGGRFPGPADAMPPRY; from the exons atgGTTTCATCTAATCAACCG agaaagacaaaaatatttgtggGTCGGTTACCAGAAAATTGTCGCAACGATGAGTTGCgacaattatttttacgttttgGTGAGGTAACGGAATGCGATGTCATGAATCGATATGGGTTTGTCCACATGGCACGTGAGGAAGATGCAGCTGCCGCAATCAAAGCTCTTCACAATTCAAACTTCAAAGGGGCAACAATCAATGTGGAACAGTCTACAGGCAAATCACGTGGCGGAGGAGGAGGACGCAGGGATGGAGACAGAAGAGGTGGACCAGTGAGAGGTG GTGGCGTCGCAACGGGGTACACCGATTACAATCGTGGCGCTGGAGACTTTAGTGGACGTGGAGCCGATTTTGGGACTGGATACACTGATCGTGGAGCATATGGTCAAAATGTGGGGAGCGCGGCAATGGGTTACACTTCTACGGCACCTGGAATGGGAGGAGGATACGGACCAGCAACTGGAGCTGTTGGAGGATATGGACCAACTGGAACAGCTGATTACGGTCGAACTGACTACAGTCGTGCTGCAGATTTTGGAGCTAGAACAGATTATG TAGTTGGAGGTGGGATGACTGGGGACTTTAATCGTGGTGCCCCAGGTCCAATGGATTATGGACGTACAGATAATTTTGGTGCAAATCGCACTGTTGATTATACAGCTAGAAATGATTATGATCGAGCTGCAACTGGGCCTATGAGAAATGGTGGTGGTGCAGTTGCCACTACCGGGTATGGGACGGGTTACACAGATGTAGGATATGATGAAAGTCACtg GGGTTATCCGGGCGGGCCTGGGGATATGATGGGTGGGCCCGGGGGGGTAAGTCAGGGAGCTTCGATGGCCTACGACAGGAGGGATGGTCCCCCTGTTAATGATATACCTCCATTTAACAGGCCAATGAGTACTGGACCCAGCTACAGCACTGGGGCACCTAGTTATAGTACTGGTCCTGGACCACAAGCAGACATGTTTAGTAGAAGACCTGGCAGTGCTGTCCCTAGTGGTGGATATCCACCTGTTGGTGGAGG cTATACCGAAGGGTACGACAGACCAGATGCATATGGTCCTCCGCGTGGTGGCGGACG CTTCCCAGGTCCGGCAGACGCGATGCCACCGAGGTACTAA